In the genome of cyanobacterium endosymbiont of Braarudosphaera bigelowii, one region contains:
- a CDS encoding bifunctional sterol desaturase/short chain dehydrogenase, translated as MIDIIFIITLCLGSIIWVEIVRDLYHILAHNWQTLYRFHNWHHRVFDSNFNSVNKEIYRKAHWYNDVPESLVMIVFGTIPVTILWFLNISYWWFAELGSFYSLFFLLGAVARGLGISNIDKLTDFTHNPGEFSSLPSQWFVNRPYHWRHHFDNQKAYYSGTLTLIDKIMGTALSLKGKTIGVTGSSGTLGIAILKILHLNQAKIVAFSSQDKSIVLDINGNSLPVKTLVWETGQEYKLIDELSKIDILIINHGINVNNKKNIESIRQSYEINTFSGCRLMDLFIKTIKTNRDKACKEIWVNTSESEVIPAFSPLYELSKRALGNLVTLRRLDAPCIVRKLILGPFKSKLNPIGILSADWVAKKIIRDAKKDYRNIIVTINPATYLVFPLKELFQSFYFKIFTSKSFN; from the coding sequence ATGATTGATATCATATTTATTATTACACTTTGTTTAGGATCAATTATTTGGGTAGAAATCGTTCGAGATCTCTACCATATTCTTGCTCATAATTGGCAAACATTATATCGTTTCCATAATTGGCATCATCGAGTATTTGATTCAAATTTTAATTCTGTTAACAAAGAAATTTATCGTAAAGCTCACTGGTATAATGATGTACCAGAATCTTTGGTTATGATAGTTTTTGGGACCATTCCTGTAACAATATTATGGTTCCTTAATATTTCCTATTGGTGGTTTGCAGAATTAGGATCCTTTTATTCTTTATTCTTTCTGCTAGGAGCAGTTGCTCGCGGGTTAGGAATTTCCAATATTGATAAATTAACTGATTTCACTCATAATCCAGGAGAATTCTCTTCTTTGCCCTCTCAATGGTTTGTAAACCGTCCTTATCATTGGAGACATCACTTTGACAATCAGAAAGCTTATTACAGTGGTACGCTAACTTTAATTGACAAGATCATGGGAACAGCTTTGTCTCTAAAAGGCAAAACCATTGGAGTAACTGGTTCATCAGGGACTCTAGGTATTGCAATACTTAAAATATTACACCTTAATCAGGCTAAAATAGTTGCTTTTAGTTCTCAGGATAAGTCTATTGTCTTAGATATTAATGGTAACAGTTTACCTGTTAAAACATTAGTTTGGGAAACTGGACAAGAATATAAATTAATAGATGAATTATCTAAAATTGATATATTAATAATTAATCACGGAATAAATGTCAATAACAAAAAAAATATAGAATCGATCAGACAATCTTATGAAATTAATACGTTTTCAGGTTGTCGCTTAATGGACTTATTTATTAAAACCATCAAAACTAATCGTGACAAAGCCTGTAAAGAAATTTGGGTTAATACATCAGAATCAGAGGTAATTCCTGCATTTAGTCCACTATATGAACTGAGCAAAAGAGCTTTGGGAAATTTAGTTACACTTCGTCGTTTAGATGCTCCTTGCATTGTTAGAAAATTGATATTAGGTCCTTTTAAAAGTAAGCTCAATCCCATCGGCATTCTTTCAGCAGATTGGGTAGCAAAAAAAATCATTAGGGATGCTAAGAAAGATTACCGAAATATTATTGTTACGATAAATCCTGCCACTTATTTAGTATTTCCTTTAAAAGAACTTTTCCAAAGCTTTTATTTTAAAATTTTTACAAGTAAAAGTTTTAATTAA
- a CDS encoding UbiD family decarboxylase encodes MSRNLREFIKEVEQRGQLKRIKSLVDPNLEIAEISNRLLQVGGPALFFENVKESNFPLVVNLLGTVERVCWALKVEKPEELEILGKKLAMLQQPKPPKNISQAIDFGKVLFDVIKAKSSNSFFPPCQQFVLTDEKVDLSILPLIRPYPKDAGKIITLGLVITKDCETGTSNVGVYRLQLQSKNTMTVHWLSVRGGARHLRKAKEAGKKLEIAIALGVDPLIIMAAATPIPVDLSEWLFAGLYGGSGVSLTKCKTLNLEVPAEAEFILEGTINPGEVMVDGPFGDHMGYYGGEEDSPLIHFHCMTHRKKPIYLTTFSGRPPKEEAMIAIALNRIYTPILRQQITEIKDFFLPMEALSYKVAIISIKKAYPGHARRAALAFWSALPQFTYTKFVVVVDDSINIRDPRQVMWAISSKTDPSRDVFILADTPFDTLDFASEKIGLGGRMGIDATTKIYPETNHEWGEPLESDTNTANLVNQRWSEYGLADIALKEVNANLFGYDIL; translated from the coding sequence ATGAGCAGGAATTTAAGAGAATTTATAAAAGAAGTTGAACAAAGAGGACAACTAAAACGTATTAAAAGCCTAGTAGACCCTAACTTAGAAATTGCAGAAATTTCTAATAGACTTTTACAAGTAGGAGGGCCAGCCTTATTCTTTGAGAATGTTAAGGAATCTAATTTTCCCTTGGTTGTTAATTTATTAGGAACTGTAGAACGTGTATGTTGGGCATTAAAAGTAGAAAAGCCTGAGGAATTAGAAATTCTAGGAAAGAAGTTGGCAATGTTACAGCAACCTAAACCGCCGAAAAATATTTCTCAGGCAATCGACTTTGGAAAAGTACTTTTTGATGTTATTAAAGCAAAATCTAGTAATAGTTTTTTTCCTCCCTGCCAGCAATTTGTTCTTACAGATGAAAAGGTTGACCTTTCAATTCTTCCTCTGATACGTCCCTACCCAAAAGATGCAGGAAAAATAATTACTTTAGGACTAGTTATAACAAAAGACTGTGAAACTGGTACTTCCAATGTCGGTGTTTATCGTTTGCAGTTACAATCGAAAAATACAATGACAGTACATTGGTTATCAGTGAGAGGAGGAGCTAGACATCTTAGGAAAGCAAAAGAAGCAGGAAAAAAATTAGAAATTGCTATAGCCTTAGGGGTTGATCCTTTGATTATTATGGCAGCTGCGACTCCAATTCCAGTAGATCTTTCAGAATGGTTATTTGCTGGATTATATGGAGGTTCAGGAGTTTCTCTTACAAAATGTAAAACTTTAAATTTAGAAGTTCCAGCTGAAGCTGAATTTATTCTAGAAGGCACAATCAACCCTGGTGAAGTAATGGTTGATGGTCCTTTTGGAGATCATATGGGCTATTACGGAGGAGAAGAAGATTCCCCCTTAATACATTTTCACTGTATGACACATCGTAAAAAGCCAATCTATTTGACGACTTTTAGTGGCCGTCCTCCTAAAGAAGAAGCTATGATAGCTATAGCTTTGAATAGAATTTATACACCTATTCTAAGACAACAAATTACGGAAATTAAAGATTTCTTCCTTCCTATGGAAGCTTTAAGTTACAAGGTCGCTATTATTTCTATCAAAAAAGCTTATCCCGGCCATGCTCGCCGTGCTGCTCTGGCTTTCTGGAGTGCCTTGCCTCAGTTTACTTATACTAAATTTGTAGTTGTGGTCGATGATAGTATAAATATTCGTGATCCACGACAAGTAATGTGGGCTATTAGTTCTAAGACTGATCCATCAAGAGATGTTTTCATCTTAGCAGATACTCCTTTTGATACATTAGATTTTGCTAGTGAAAAGATTGGACTAGGTGGAAGAATGGGAATCGATGCTACTACCAAAATTTATCCCGAAACTAATCATGAATGGGGAGAACCTTTAGAATCCGATACTAATACTGCTAATCTTGTCAATCAACGTTGGTCAGAATATGGACTGGCTGATATCGCTCTAAAAGAAGTAAATGCTAATTTGTTTGGTTACGATATTCTGTAA
- the gyrB gene encoding DNA topoisomerase (ATP-hydrolyzing) subunit B, which produces MTIKSNYGAEQIQVLEGLEPVRKRPGMYIGTTGPKGLHHLVYEVVDNSIDEALAGYCTHIEVDINFDGSVTVTDNGRGIPTDIHPATGKSALETVMTVLHAGGKFGGGGYKVSGGLHGVGISVVNALSEWLIINVWRDNNIYTQRYECGAAVSELEKKPNFEHSNGTSVSFLPDKQIFTSDMNFDYITLSGRLRELAYLNSQVKITFTDYRKKEPHIETYFYEGGIKEYVAYMCRDKEPLHKDIIYICGEKKGVQVEAALLWCVDAYSDSLLGFANNIRTVDGGTHLEGLKTVLTRTMNNIARKRNKIKENESNLGGENVREGLTGIVSVKVPEPEFEGQTKTKLGNTEVRGIVDLLVGEVLGEYLEFHPHVADNIIEKAVQSLKAAEAARRARDLVRRKSVLESSPLPGKLADCSTRDPAEAEIFLVEGDSAGGSAKQGRDRRFQAILPLRGKIINIEKTDDAKIYKNNEIQSLITALGLGIKGEEFDSSQLRYHRIVIMTDADVDGAHIRTLLLTFFYRYQRLLIEKGYVYIACPPLYKIERGRNHSYCYNEQQLQDHLTTLPTNAKYTIQRFKGLGEMMPVQLWNTTMNPETRSMKKVEIEDVVEADRIFTILMGDRVAPRRQFIENYGSKLNLTDLDI; this is translated from the coding sequence ATGACAATAAAAAGTAATTATGGTGCAGAACAAATTCAAGTTCTCGAAGGATTAGAACCAGTAAGGAAGCGTCCAGGTATGTATATTGGGACTACTGGACCAAAAGGACTTCACCACCTTGTTTATGAAGTTGTAGATAATTCGATTGATGAGGCTTTAGCTGGCTACTGTACTCATATTGAAGTTGATATAAATTTTGATGGTTCTGTTACTGTTACGGATAACGGGCGAGGAATACCAACTGATATTCATCCTGCCACAGGTAAATCTGCCTTGGAAACAGTAATGACAGTTCTCCATGCAGGAGGTAAATTTGGAGGTGGTGGATATAAAGTTTCGGGGGGACTTCATGGAGTTGGAATTTCTGTTGTTAATGCTTTATCAGAATGGCTAATTATTAATGTTTGGCGAGATAATAATATATATACGCAGCGCTATGAATGTGGGGCTGCTGTTAGTGAACTAGAAAAAAAACCTAATTTTGAACATTCAAATGGTACATCAGTTTCTTTCCTTCCTGACAAACAAATTTTTACATCTGATATGAATTTTGACTATATTACTTTATCAGGAAGATTAAGAGAGTTGGCATATCTTAACTCTCAAGTAAAAATTACATTTACTGACTACCGAAAAAAAGAACCTCATATTGAAACTTATTTTTATGAGGGAGGAATTAAGGAATATGTTGCTTATATGTGTAGAGATAAGGAACCCTTACACAAGGACATCATCTATATCTGTGGAGAGAAAAAAGGTGTTCAAGTTGAAGCTGCGTTACTCTGGTGCGTAGATGCATATAGTGATAGTTTATTAGGTTTTGCAAATAACATCAGAACTGTTGATGGTGGTACACACTTAGAAGGGCTTAAAACAGTTCTAACCAGAACAATGAATAATATTGCTAGGAAACGAAATAAAATAAAAGAAAATGAATCTAATTTGGGTGGTGAAAATGTTCGAGAAGGCTTAACAGGTATTGTTTCTGTTAAGGTTCCAGAACCAGAATTTGAGGGACAAACAAAAACAAAACTTGGTAATACAGAAGTTAGAGGTATTGTAGATTTATTGGTAGGAGAAGTCTTAGGAGAATATTTAGAGTTTCATCCTCATGTGGCTGATAATATCATAGAGAAAGCTGTTCAATCTCTTAAAGCAGCAGAAGCAGCAAGAAGAGCTAGAGATCTTGTACGTCGCAAGTCTGTTTTGGAATCTTCTCCTTTACCTGGGAAATTAGCAGATTGTAGTACAAGAGATCCTGCAGAAGCAGAGATTTTCTTGGTAGAGGGAGATTCAGCAGGAGGTTCTGCTAAACAAGGAAGGGATAGACGTTTTCAAGCAATCTTGCCTCTTAGAGGAAAAATTATTAATATTGAGAAGACTGATGATGCAAAGATATATAAAAATAATGAAATCCAATCTTTGATCACTGCTTTAGGCTTAGGGATTAAAGGGGAGGAATTTGATTCATCACAATTACGCTACCACAGAATTGTAATTATGACGGATGCAGACGTTGATGGAGCACATATTCGTACTTTGTTATTAACTTTTTTCTATCGTTATCAGCGATTATTAATAGAAAAAGGTTATGTATATATTGCTTGTCCTCCTTTGTATAAGATAGAAAGAGGGCGTAATCATTCTTACTGTTATAATGAACAACAATTACAAGACCATCTCACAACCTTACCTACGAATGCTAAGTATACTATTCAGCGATTTAAAGGTTTAGGCGAAATGATGCCTGTACAGCTATGGAATACAACTATGAATCCTGAGACACGTAGTATGAAAAAAGTAGAAATTGAGGATGTTGTTGAAGCAGATCGTATTTTTACAATTTTGATGGGTGATCGAGTTGCACCTAGACGACAGTTTATTGAAAACTATGGATCTAAATTGAATTTGACAGATCTCGATATATAA
- the cobA gene encoding uroporphyrinogen-III C-methyltransferase, producing MKKISKMHINKVYLVGSGPGDPNLMTIKGKNLLEHADVVVYDALISSEILSMINNDAIKINVGKRRGNHSKLQIETTKILIEQAKRYSVVVRLKGGDPFVFGRGGEEMEDLINSGISVEIVPGITSGIAAPAYAGIPITHRRYSSSVTFVTGHEAVGKYRSGVNWSAVANGAETIVIYMGIHNLANIVTQLLLEGLISKTPIALIRWGTLLEQEQLVSTLGLVIEQVKQKGFQAPAIAIVGNVIKLQKTLNSSI from the coding sequence ATGAAAAAAATATCAAAAATGCATATAAATAAGGTTTATTTAGTAGGTTCAGGTCCAGGTGATCCTAATTTAATGACCATCAAAGGTAAAAATTTATTAGAGCATGCTGATGTAGTAGTTTATGATGCTCTGATCAGCTCTGAAATTCTTAGTATGATAAATAATGATGCTATTAAAATTAATGTAGGAAAACGTAGAGGTAATCATTCTAAGCTACAAATAGAAACTACTAAAATTTTGATAGAACAGGCAAAAAGATATTCTGTAGTAGTAAGACTAAAAGGTGGAGACCCATTTGTCTTTGGCAGAGGAGGAGAAGAAATGGAAGATCTTATCAATTCTGGAATTTCAGTAGAAATTGTTCCTGGTATTACTTCAGGAATCGCAGCTCCTGCATATGCAGGAATTCCAATTACTCATCGAAGATATAGTTCTTCTGTAACATTTGTAACTGGGCATGAAGCAGTAGGTAAATATCGTTCCGGAGTTAATTGGTCGGCAGTTGCTAATGGTGCAGAAACTATTGTTATTTATATGGGAATCCATAACTTAGCAAATATTGTAACCCAGCTATTATTAGAAGGATTAATATCTAAAACACCAATTGCTCTAATACGTTGGGGAACTTTGTTGGAACAAGAACAATTAGTGAGTACATTAGGATTAGTGATCGAACAAGTCAAACAAAAAGGTTTTCAAGCTCCAGCAATAGCTATTGTTGGAAATGTTATTAAATTACAAAAAACATTAAATTCTTCAATATGA
- a CDS encoding sirohydrochlorin chelatase has protein sequence MISTSAYLLVVHGSHNLQYKTSLKRLSYLISWQLNCLHTKVLYKTSISYYPTIPQIVIVETATLELSQISLAKKIQQFASKIKSYGIKNLKIIPMFLFPGIHVKQDIPLEVSIAQRKIGNFMNLELCSHLGNYKGLVNILSDQFLICSQMNARIIISHGSNFQDGNNTIEGIANRLNATTAYWGIKPNLSDQINILLKQNKVKITIIPYFLFRGKITNIITQQIQKIQSDLPGIQINLGYPIGETFELVKLIVDEIVK, from the coding sequence TTGATTTCTACATCTGCCTATCTTCTCGTTGTTCATGGTAGCCATAACTTACAATATAAAACTTCTCTGAAAAGATTATCTTATCTAATATCCTGGCAACTAAATTGTCTCCATACCAAAGTTCTATATAAGACTTCAATAAGCTATTATCCCACTATCCCTCAGATAGTTATTGTTGAAACAGCAACTTTAGAATTATCACAAATTTCTCTAGCTAAAAAAATTCAGCAATTTGCTTCAAAAATAAAAAGTTACGGAATTAAGAATCTGAAAATTATTCCAATGTTTTTATTTCCTGGAATTCATGTTAAACAAGATATTCCACTAGAAGTTAGTATAGCTCAAAGAAAAATAGGTAATTTTATGAACTTAGAATTATGTTCTCACTTGGGTAACTATAAAGGCTTAGTAAATATTTTATCCGATCAGTTTTTAATATGTTCTCAAATGAATGCTAGAATTATTATTTCTCATGGTAGCAATTTTCAAGATGGTAACAATACCATCGAAGGTATTGCCAATAGATTGAATGCGACAACAGCTTATTGGGGAATAAAACCCAATTTATCTGATCAAATTAACATATTACTAAAGCAAAATAAAGTAAAAATTACCATTATTCCCTATTTTCTTTTTAGAGGAAAAATTACAAACATTATTACTCAACAAATTCAAAAGATACAAAGCGATTTGCCTGGAATTCAGATTAATTTAGGATATCCAATAGGAGAAACTTTTGAACTTGTTAAGTTAATTGTAGATGAAATAGTAAAGTAA
- a CDS encoding DUF3038 domain-containing protein: protein MSDIDSSVELKPIILDALPDFIISGHHCSTHIQKHIDLILLALEALDLGTSEQMLTTIKLFNLQKIIKNRIVLWRLRSTNPWRRAYNRSVLSIEQAKALIIITNHHVKPLTSEIRQLLLAEQQMSENNLPVTCHFLLAEYLDQFRAHFHSRMNPSRTKVSLYLGSEQKLNELALMLLKKLLFCTGTSGMQRLWVSLFDGEVI from the coding sequence ATGTCTGATATAGATTCTTCTGTTGAATTGAAACCAATTATATTAGATGCCCTGCCAGATTTTATAATTTCTGGACATCATTGTTCTACTCATATTCAAAAGCATATAGATCTCATCTTACTTGCTCTTGAAGCGCTAGACTTAGGGACATCAGAACAAATGTTGACAACAATAAAGCTTTTCAATCTACAAAAAATTATTAAAAATCGTATTGTACTCTGGCGCTTACGTTCTACTAATCCTTGGAGACGTGCTTATAATCGTAGTGTTTTATCTATTGAGCAAGCAAAAGCATTAATCATAATTACAAATCATCATGTTAAACCTTTAACTTCAGAAATTCGACAATTATTGTTAGCCGAACAACAAATGAGTGAAAATAATTTGCCAGTAACTTGTCATTTTCTTTTAGCTGAATACTTAGATCAATTTCGTGCTCATTTTCATAGTCGTATGAATCCTAGTCGTACCAAAGTTTCTTTATATTTAGGTTCAGAGCAAAAATTAAATGAATTAGCCTTAATGCTGCTTAAAAAACTATTATTTTGCACAGGAACTTCTGGAATGCAACGTTTATGGGTTAGCTTATTTGATGGAGAAGTCATATGA
- a CDS encoding DUF4335 domain-containing protein, translating into MNIRRCYSLPNCTLVLEGLNNKISSHETHQILSTLVNAECKFLGIPQKLEGGHIFFENLVKVTSEYVQAYLSGIPHPLPSLTEKNMVNIEKLSEGDLHSLTWSPSVENKDVVMIVLTTVQLFDLVEAIDQFFADNHTLPNFNLELKPISNRYHHSDESFTELAIPITIAVTSLSFISLLLSFIPVPEIVEPKPNLSPVSVETSLYSTHKQK; encoded by the coding sequence ATGAATATTAGACGGTGTTATAGTTTGCCTAATTGCACTTTAGTATTAGAGGGCCTGAATAATAAAATCTCTTCCCATGAAACTCACCAAATATTATCCACATTAGTAAATGCTGAGTGTAAATTTCTAGGTATTCCTCAAAAATTAGAAGGTGGGCATATCTTTTTCGAAAATCTTGTTAAGGTTACTAGCGAATATGTTCAAGCTTATTTAAGTGGAATTCCTCATCCTTTACCTTCTCTAACAGAAAAAAATATGGTTAATATTGAGAAGCTTTCTGAAGGAGATCTTCATTCTTTAACCTGGAGTCCATCTGTTGAAAATAAAGATGTTGTCATGATTGTACTAACAACAGTTCAGTTATTTGATTTAGTAGAGGCAATTGATCAATTTTTTGCTGATAATCACACTTTGCCTAATTTTAATTTAGAACTAAAACCAATATCTAATCGTTATCACCACTCTGATGAATCCTTTACAGAATTAGCAATTCCCATCACCATAGCAGTTACTAGCTTAAGTTTTATATCCTTATTGTTGTCCTTTATACCTGTCCCAGAAATTGTTGAACCAAAACCTAATTTATCTCCGGTATCTGTAGAAACCTCCCTTTACTCTACTCATAAACAAAAGTAA
- the recF gene encoding DNA replication/repair protein RecF (All proteins in this family for which functions are known are DNA-binding proteins that assist the filamentation of RecA onto DNA for the initiation of recombination or recombinational repair.), which translates to MYLKNINLYTFRNYYKQSVSLQSQKTILLGNNAQGKSNLLEAIELLATLKSHRTRRDQDLISEGEKSSQIIANIERIYGQSELSITFRSSGKRTLMLNHERLHRHLDFLGHINAVEFSCLDLDLVRGSPEIRRTWLDTLLIQLEPIYAHIINQYHKILKQRNSFLKIIRGQFNDQKDSDDLLGAVSQLQLWDEQLSETGTRITRRRNRVIQRLVPLAQRWHKSISGKAELLEINYLSNINIKNEDHQTIQQRFLEKIEQCSAVERNHATTVVGPHRDDVEFNINKKQAKFYSSQGQQRTLVLAIKLAELQLIEDVIGEPPLLLLDDVLAELDHNRQRQLLEVIQGRFQTLITTTHLPNFDTEWLKSSQIIKVEGGKVFQF; encoded by the coding sequence ATGTACTTAAAAAATATTAATTTGTATACTTTTCGAAATTATTATAAACAGTCAGTTAGCTTGCAGTCTCAAAAAACAATTTTATTAGGGAATAACGCTCAAGGAAAATCTAATCTATTGGAAGCAATAGAATTGTTAGCTACCTTAAAAAGTCATCGTACAAGACGAGATCAAGATTTAATATCAGAGGGTGAGAAAAGTAGCCAAATAATAGCCAATATTGAGAGAATTTATGGACAGTCTGAATTAAGTATTACATTTCGATCAAGTGGCAAACGTACTTTAATGTTGAACCATGAAAGATTACATCGCCATCTTGACTTTTTAGGTCATATTAATGCAGTAGAATTTTCTTGCTTAGATTTAGATTTAGTAAGAGGATCACCAGAAATTCGTCGTACTTGGCTAGATACACTTTTGATTCAATTAGAACCTATTTATGCTCATATTATTAATCAATATCATAAAATTTTGAAGCAAAGAAATTCTTTTCTTAAAATAATTAGGGGGCAATTCAACGATCAAAAAGATTCTGATGATTTACTAGGTGCAGTATCTCAACTGCAATTGTGGGATGAACAACTTTCAGAAACAGGAACAAGAATTACTAGAAGACGAAACCGCGTAATACAAAGATTGGTTCCTTTGGCGCAAAGATGGCACAAAAGCATTAGTGGAAAAGCAGAATTACTAGAGATCAATTATCTGTCTAATATCAATATTAAAAATGAGGATCATCAGACTATACAGCAAAGATTTCTAGAAAAAATAGAACAATGCAGTGCTGTTGAAAGAAATCATGCTACCACAGTTGTTGGTCCTCATCGAGATGATGTTGAATTTAATATAAATAAAAAACAAGCAAAATTTTATAGTTCTCAAGGACAGCAAAGAACTTTAGTTTTAGCTATTAAACTAGCAGAACTTCAGTTAATTGAAGATGTTATTGGAGAACCTCCATTGTTACTACTTGATGATGTCTTGGCCGAATTAGATCATAATCGACAAAGACAATTACTAGAAGTTATTCAAGGAAGATTTCAAACACTTATTACAACTACTCATTTGCCTAATTTTGATACAGAATGGTTGAAATCTTCGCAAATTATAAAAGTTGAGGGAGGTAAAGTTTTCCAATTTTGA
- a CDS encoding transposase — MSPKKLIDDDKQEILKLYRQTAETTSTLAHRYGVSSSTISRFLKNTLSDIEYEELIQQKRLARTSKIQNNTGETKKSNYKITKLFPESEKDDGNTCITESLSENIPNDLSAKPKPITVKHIPNLLLSLEKTEVVEEESDELENLDVVTLEEMLGEDLECNYEDWDEEDEDSSEDDKNYDESLSTNGNIRVLPLSDAILPKTCYLVIDRSAELIARPLKEFAHLGQIPVSEIQQRTLPVFDNHRFARRFSNRSQRVIKIPDSRLLYKTCSYLQAKGITRIFVDGQIYSLDIEK, encoded by the coding sequence ATGAGTCCTAAAAAATTAATCGATGATGATAAACAAGAAATTCTTAAACTTTATCGCCAAACCGCAGAAACTACTTCTACCTTAGCTCATCGTTACGGTGTAAGCAGCTCTACTATTAGCCGTTTTTTAAAAAATACTTTATCAGATATAGAGTATGAAGAACTAATTCAACAAAAACGGTTAGCAAGAACTAGTAAAATTCAAAATAATACGGGAGAAACAAAGAAAAGTAATTACAAAATTACAAAATTATTTCCCGAATCTGAAAAAGATGATGGAAATACTTGTATAACTGAATCTTTATCGGAGAATATACCTAATGATCTGTCGGCTAAGCCTAAACCAATAACTGTAAAACATATTCCAAATCTACTGTTATCTTTAGAAAAAACTGAGGTTGTAGAAGAAGAATCTGATGAACTAGAAAATCTAGATGTTGTAACTTTAGAGGAAATGTTAGGAGAAGATCTTGAATGTAATTATGAAGATTGGGATGAAGAAGATGAAGATAGTAGCGAAGATGATAAAAACTATGACGAATCTTTATCTACTAACGGCAATATTCGTGTTTTACCTCTTTCTGACGCAATACTCCCAAAAACTTGTTATCTTGTCATAGACCGTTCTGCAGAATTAATTGCACGACCATTGAAAGAATTTGCTCATTTAGGACAAATTCCAGTTAGTGAGATACAACAAAGAACTTTACCAGTATTTGATAATCATCGTTTTGCTCGTAGATTTTCTAATCGTTCTCAAAGAGTCATTAAGATTCCTGATAGTCGTCTCCTATATAAAACTTGTTCTTACTTACAAGCCAAAGGAATAACCCGTATTTTTGTAGATGGTCAAATTTACTCTTTAGATATAGAAAAATAG